In Micromonospora purpureochromogenes, a single window of DNA contains:
- a CDS encoding substrate-binding domain-containing protein: protein MRSSIRGAGAAAAATALVVVVGGTWFGYQQLAGPSCSGEIQLSVAAAPELAPAVQKASAQWVKDGAAVSGTCIAVNVSASEPVDVAAAVASKHGATLAGVGQASGTVSTPDVWIPDSSTWLLRLKNNGATAFAPGNGNSVARSPVVVAMPEPVASRFGWPDKKLGWTDLLNAVSAGKGLRAGIVEPTQDAAGLSGLLSLTAAASASGGDTAKATTGALRALATGRSALRQDLLARFPRSNDPTSIASGLGAAALSEEDVMAYNSTKPPIPLAALYLEPAPMPLDYPFAVLPGIEPAKQSAARVLFELLTTQGFKKLLAAQSLRAPDGNWGDGFKAPQGAPSPAGGPATAAPAGVGAVGGLDPFAIDRAVSGWSIATQSGRMLAVVDVSGSMKTKVPSAGGATREQVTVSAASRGLNLFDDSWSIGLWSFSTELVGSRDWREELPINPLSTNRGRLEQKLAAIRPSSGNTGLYDTVLEAYKTVQQDWEPGRVNSIVLFTDGKNDDKSGISQASLISQLKQLNDAERPVQVVIIGIGNEVSKTELQSITNVTGGGTFVTEDPAKIGDIFLKAIALRPNAPR from the coding sequence ATGCGTTCAAGTATCCGTGGAGCAGGAGCCGCCGCGGCGGCGACTGCGCTTGTCGTCGTGGTCGGGGGTACCTGGTTCGGTTACCAGCAGCTGGCCGGACCGTCCTGCTCCGGTGAGATCCAGCTGTCGGTGGCCGCCGCTCCCGAACTCGCCCCGGCGGTGCAGAAGGCCTCGGCGCAGTGGGTCAAGGACGGCGCGGCCGTGAGCGGCACCTGCATCGCGGTGAACGTGAGTGCCTCCGAGCCGGTGGACGTGGCGGCCGCGGTCGCCAGCAAGCACGGCGCCACCCTCGCGGGTGTCGGCCAGGCCAGCGGCACGGTGAGCACGCCCGACGTCTGGATCCCGGACTCCTCCACCTGGCTGCTGCGGCTGAAGAACAACGGCGCCACCGCCTTCGCGCCGGGCAACGGCAACTCCGTCGCCCGCAGCCCGGTGGTGGTGGCGATGCCGGAGCCGGTGGCCTCCCGCTTCGGCTGGCCGGACAAGAAGCTCGGCTGGACCGACCTGCTCAACGCGGTCAGCGCCGGCAAGGGCCTGCGCGCCGGGATCGTCGAGCCGACGCAGGACGCCGCCGGCCTCTCCGGCCTGCTCTCCCTCACCGCCGCGGCGAGCGCCTCCGGCGGCGATACCGCGAAGGCGACCACCGGGGCGCTGCGGGCGCTGGCCACCGGCCGTTCCGCGCTGCGCCAGGACCTGCTCGCCCGCTTCCCGCGCTCCAACGACCCGACGTCCATCGCCAGCGGGCTCGGCGCCGCCGCGCTCTCCGAGGAAGACGTCATGGCGTACAACAGCACCAAGCCGCCGATCCCGCTGGCCGCGCTCTACCTGGAGCCGGCGCCGATGCCGCTGGACTACCCGTTCGCGGTGCTGCCGGGCATCGAGCCGGCCAAGCAGTCGGCCGCCCGGGTGCTCTTCGAGCTGCTCACCACGCAGGGTTTCAAGAAGCTGCTGGCCGCCCAGTCGCTGCGGGCGCCGGACGGCAACTGGGGTGACGGTTTCAAGGCCCCGCAGGGGGCGCCCAGCCCGGCCGGTGGTCCGGCGACCGCCGCACCGGCGGGGGTCGGCGCGGTGGGTGGCCTGGACCCCTTCGCGATAGACCGTGCGGTCTCCGGCTGGTCCATCGCCACCCAGTCCGGTCGGATGCTCGCCGTCGTCGACGTCTCCGGCTCGATGAAGACGAAGGTGCCCTCCGCGGGCGGTGCGACCCGGGAACAGGTCACCGTGTCGGCGGCGAGCCGAGGCCTGAACCTGTTCGACGACTCCTGGTCGATCGGCCTCTGGAGCTTCTCCACCGAGCTGGTGGGCTCGCGGGACTGGCGCGAGGAACTGCCCATCAACCCGCTCTCCACCAACCGGGGCCGGCTGGAGCAGAAGCTCGCCGCAATCCGCCCGTCCAGCGGCAACACCGGTCTGTACGACACGGTGCTGGAGGCGTACAAGACGGTGCAGCAGGACTGGGAGCCGGGCCGGGTGAACTCGATCGTGCTCTTCACCGACGGCAAGAACGACGACAAGAGCGGCATCTCGCAGGCCTCGCTGATCAGCCAGCTCAAGCAGCTCAACGATGCGGAGCGTCCGGTGCAGGTGGTCATCATCGGCATCGGCAACGAGGTCTCCAAGACCGAGCTCCAGTCGATCACCAACGTCACCGGCGGCGGCACCTTCGTCACCGAGGACCCGGCCAAGATCGGCGACATCTTCCTGAAGGCGATCGCGCTGCGCCCGAACGCGCCGCGCTGA
- a CDS encoding sugar transferase: MTTATLSTPARIPRAPAGPPTGPVARADQRAYVRILVVLDTAVLSLAVLVGYAARFGDRAPVGSEIPYVLVAPALVLAWLLSLRMLRCYDDRVLGYGADEYRRVSAASLRLAGGVAIVGYIAEADVSRGFLGISFAVGTVALEVNRFAARKRLHRARYSGAGWSRRVLVVGDTAHVLELVHTLRREPYAGYQVVGACIPDALLAPVPQRLSDVPVVGSLRGIPEAVAAIGADTVAVTASGELTAARLRRLGWQLEGTGVDLVVAPALTDVAGPRIHTRPVAGLPLIHVEAPEFRGARKLVKEFVDRAAAALALLLLLPLGAAVALAIRLDSRGPVLFRQTRVGRGGREFGVLKFRTMVVNADALLDELAVRNETDGLMFKMRDDPRVTRVGRLLRKWSLDELPQLVNVLLGQMSLVGPRPPLPSEVARYDGDVARRLLVKPGMTGLWQVSGRSDLSWEDGIRLDLYYVENWSLAADLTILWKTFGAVLRGRGAY, translated from the coding sequence GTGACCACTGCGACGCTGTCCACGCCGGCACGGATCCCGCGTGCCCCGGCCGGCCCGCCCACCGGCCCGGTCGCCCGGGCCGACCAGCGGGCGTACGTGCGGATCCTGGTGGTGCTCGACACCGCCGTGCTCTCCCTCGCCGTCCTGGTCGGGTACGCCGCCCGCTTCGGTGACCGGGCGCCGGTCGGCTCCGAGATCCCGTACGTGCTGGTGGCCCCCGCCCTGGTGCTCGCCTGGCTGCTCTCGCTGCGGATGCTGCGCTGCTACGACGACCGGGTGCTCGGCTACGGCGCCGACGAGTACCGGCGGGTGAGCGCGGCCAGCCTGCGGCTCGCCGGTGGCGTCGCCATCGTCGGCTACATCGCCGAAGCCGACGTGTCCCGGGGGTTCCTGGGCATCTCGTTCGCCGTCGGCACCGTGGCGCTGGAGGTGAACCGGTTCGCCGCGCGCAAGCGACTGCACCGGGCCCGGTACTCCGGTGCCGGCTGGTCCCGCCGGGTGCTGGTGGTCGGCGACACCGCCCACGTGCTGGAACTCGTGCACACCCTGCGCCGCGAGCCGTACGCCGGCTATCAGGTGGTCGGCGCCTGCATCCCGGACGCGCTGCTCGCGCCGGTGCCGCAACGGCTCAGCGACGTGCCGGTGGTCGGTTCGCTGCGCGGCATCCCCGAGGCGGTCGCCGCGATCGGCGCGGACACGGTCGCCGTCACCGCCTCCGGCGAGCTGACCGCGGCCCGGCTGCGCCGGCTGGGCTGGCAGCTGGAGGGGACCGGCGTCGACCTGGTCGTCGCGCCGGCGCTCACCGACGTGGCCGGCCCCCGCATCCACACCCGGCCGGTCGCCGGGCTGCCGCTGATCCACGTCGAGGCGCCCGAGTTCCGGGGCGCCCGCAAGCTGGTCAAGGAGTTCGTCGACCGGGCCGCCGCCGCGCTGGCCCTGCTGCTCCTGCTGCCCCTGGGGGCGGCGGTCGCGCTGGCCATCCGGCTGGACAGCCGGGGCCCGGTGCTGTTCCGGCAGACCCGGGTCGGGCGGGGCGGCCGGGAGTTCGGCGTGCTGAAGTTCCGCACCATGGTGGTCAACGCCGACGCCCTCCTGGACGAGCTGGCCGTGCGCAACGAGACCGACGGGCTGATGTTCAAGATGCGCGACGACCCGCGGGTGACCCGGGTCGGGCGGCTGCTGCGCAAGTGGTCCCTGGACGAGCTGCCGCAGCTGGTCAACGTGCTGCTGGGGCAGATGAGCCTGGTCGGCCCCCGGCCGCCGCTGCCCTCCGAGGTGGCCCGCTACGACGGCGACGTGGCCCGGCGGCTGCTGGTCAAGCCGGGGATGACCGGGCTCTGGCAGGTCAGCGGCCGCTCCGACCTGAGCTGGGAGGACGGCATCCGGCTCGACCTGTACTACGTCGAGAACTGGTCGCTCGCCGCCGACCTGACCATCCTCTGGAAGACCTTCGGCGCGGTGCTGCGGGGGCGCGGGGCGTACTGA
- a CDS encoding PP2C family protein-serine/threonine phosphatase yields the protein MSGPDDHARRVLVEAPVDLLLDRLTAELERTFRITESELFQVDYRLSVLLPLGDGDPITEPGHPAWRCFDHQEPIVAGGVGWFPVGMRGERRGVLRLAPVADDPAQVEEIAAIATALGHELAAVSAGTDIYRASRRARRLTLAAEMQWELLPGRSRIRPSFSLAGQLEPAYAVRGDSFDWSDDGHRVWLATINGSGEGVAAALLTSLATYALRNARRGGLGLADQAALADQAIYDLHRGEQHLSALLMELDLASGKLTVVDAGSPRLVRLRDGEISEQVLEKQFPLGMFEGTDYQEQCFELRRGDRLFVLSDGVIDATGQNVRYGETALDRFLRRTGPMEPLDAVRSLLGDLRAFVAGDLIDDAVVVCLDWTGPQP from the coding sequence ATGAGCGGACCGGACGATCACGCCCGGCGGGTGCTGGTCGAGGCACCGGTCGACCTCCTGCTCGACCGGCTCACCGCAGAGCTGGAGCGGACGTTCAGGATCACGGAGAGCGAACTCTTCCAGGTCGACTACCGCCTCTCGGTGCTGCTGCCGCTGGGTGACGGGGATCCCATCACCGAGCCCGGCCACCCGGCCTGGCGCTGCTTCGACCACCAGGAGCCGATCGTGGCCGGCGGCGTCGGCTGGTTCCCGGTCGGCATGCGCGGCGAACGGCGCGGGGTGCTGCGCCTGGCCCCGGTCGCCGACGACCCCGCCCAGGTCGAGGAAATCGCCGCCATCGCCACCGCCCTCGGGCACGAACTCGCCGCCGTCTCCGCCGGCACCGACATCTACCGGGCGTCCCGCCGGGCCCGCCGGCTCACCCTCGCCGCCGAGATGCAGTGGGAGCTGCTGCCCGGCCGCAGCCGGATCCGCCCGTCGTTCAGCCTGGCCGGTCAGCTGGAGCCGGCGTACGCGGTGCGCGGCGACAGCTTCGACTGGTCCGACGACGGGCACCGGGTCTGGCTCGCCACGATCAACGGGTCGGGCGAGGGGGTGGCCGCCGCGTTGCTCACCTCGCTGGCCACCTACGCGCTGCGCAACGCCCGCCGGGGCGGGCTCGGGCTGGCCGACCAGGCCGCCCTGGCTGACCAGGCGATCTACGACCTGCACCGGGGCGAGCAGCACCTTTCCGCGCTGCTGATGGAGCTGGACCTCGCCTCCGGGAAGCTGACGGTGGTGGACGCCGGGTCGCCCCGCCTGGTGCGGCTGCGCGACGGGGAGATCAGCGAGCAGGTGCTCGAGAAGCAGTTCCCGCTCGGCATGTTCGAGGGCACCGACTACCAGGAGCAGTGTTTCGAGCTGCGCCGCGGCGACCGGCTCTTCGTGCTCAGCGACGGCGTGATCGACGCCACCGGCCAGAACGTCCGGTACGGGGAGACCGCGCTGGACCGGTTCCTGCGCCGTACCGGGCCGATGGAGCCGCTGGACGCCGTCCGGTCGCTCCTGGGCGACCTGCGGGCGTTCGTCGCCGGCGACCTGATCGACGACGCGGTGGTGGTCTGCCTGGACTGGACCGGCCCGCAGCCCTGA
- a CDS encoding MarR family winged helix-turn-helix transcriptional regulator produces MVVERHDGINLRRLATLLDMLLSSASRLCDRLVAAGMLEREPGRVDRREISLHLTPEARGLLAELRRDRRRRLADVLAGMSDEGRQALLRGVREFDRVARDQEESAPPVVPWQGSGVPPQDGAVGDPSAARSA; encoded by the coding sequence ATGGTGGTGGAGCGGCACGACGGGATCAACCTCCGCCGACTCGCCACCCTGCTCGACATGCTGCTCTCCTCGGCCAGCCGGCTCTGCGACCGGCTGGTGGCGGCCGGCATGCTGGAGCGGGAGCCGGGCCGCGTCGACCGGCGGGAGATCTCCCTGCACCTGACCCCGGAGGCCCGGGGACTGCTGGCCGAGCTGCGTCGGGACCGGCGGCGGCGGCTGGCCGACGTGCTGGCCGGGATGAGCGACGAGGGCCGCCAGGCCCTGCTGCGGGGCGTCCGGGAGTTCGACCGGGTCGCTCGCGACCAGGAGGAGTCGGCGCCGCCGGTGGTGCCGTGGCAGGGCAGTGGCGTCCCGCCCCAGGACGGCGCGGTCGGCGATCCGTCGGCGGCCCGCTCCGCCTGA
- a CDS encoding ROK family protein: protein MTVLWHCQGVTSTSTAGAVRQGSLRELNLAVVLGRIAAADQPPSRAGIAGQTGLTRATVSAVVDDLITGRLVTEADPAPRGGAGRPARGLRLATDGPAGLGLEVNVDYLAVCVVDLAGTVRHHEVHRADLRPVTPADALARLVELAGRARAAADREELTLAGATLAVPGLVDGHGLVRLAPNLGWRDVDVPALLAAHPPLTGPVDGVPALVVDNEANLAALGELHAGPATASFLHVSGEIGIGAGIVLDGALFRGARGWSGELGHVPVDPAGPRCRCGARGCLETYAGQEAVLGAAGLSGADLPADTAARRLADLAGAGDPATLDALRAAGTALGVAVAGVVNLLDLDTVVLGGGYATLAPWLRPPVLAELTDRVLTAAWSPVTVRAAALGPASAAVGGAGSVVRQIIARPSGWLAGRP, encoded by the coding sequence ATGACCGTGCTGTGGCACTGTCAAGGGGTGACCAGCACCAGCACCGCGGGCGCGGTCCGGCAGGGCAGCCTGCGCGAGCTCAACCTCGCCGTGGTGCTCGGGCGGATCGCCGCCGCCGACCAGCCGCCGTCGCGGGCCGGCATCGCCGGCCAGACCGGCCTCACCCGGGCCACCGTCTCGGCCGTGGTGGACGACCTGATCACCGGCCGCCTGGTCACCGAGGCCGACCCCGCACCGCGCGGCGGAGCGGGCCGCCCGGCCCGGGGGCTGCGGCTCGCCACGGACGGCCCGGCCGGGCTGGGGCTGGAGGTCAACGTCGACTACCTGGCCGTCTGCGTCGTCGACCTCGCCGGCACCGTCCGGCACCACGAGGTACACCGGGCCGACCTGCGCCCGGTGACCCCCGCCGATGCGCTCGCCCGGCTGGTCGAGCTGGCCGGGCGGGCCCGGGCCGCCGCCGACCGGGAGGAGCTGACCCTGGCCGGGGCCACACTTGCCGTCCCGGGGCTGGTCGACGGCCACGGCCTGGTCCGGCTCGCGCCCAACCTCGGCTGGCGCGATGTCGACGTCCCCGCCCTGCTCGCCGCGCATCCCCCGCTGACCGGTCCCGTCGACGGGGTGCCGGCGCTGGTGGTCGACAACGAGGCCAACCTGGCCGCCCTCGGCGAGCTGCACGCCGGCCCGGCGACGGCCAGCTTCCTACACGTCTCCGGCGAGATCGGCATCGGCGCCGGGATCGTGCTCGACGGCGCGCTGTTCCGGGGCGCCCGGGGCTGGAGCGGCGAGCTGGGCCACGTACCGGTCGACCCGGCCGGGCCCCGGTGCCGCTGCGGCGCGCGGGGCTGCCTGGAGACGTACGCCGGTCAGGAGGCCGTCCTCGGTGCGGCCGGACTCTCGGGCGCGGACCTGCCCGCGGACACGGCGGCGCGCCGGCTGGCCGACCTCGCCGGGGCGGGCGACCCGGCCACCCTCGACGCGCTGCGCGCGGCCGGCACCGCCCTCGGGGTGGCGGTGGCCGGCGTGGTCAACCTGCTGGACCTGGACACCGTGGTCCTCGGGGGCGGATACGCCACCCTGGCGCCTTGGCTGCGCCCCCCGGTCCTCGCCGAGCTGACCGACCGGGTGCTCACCGCCGCCTGGTCGCCGGTCACGGTCCGCGCGGCGGCACTCGGCCCGGCGTCGGCCGCGGTCGGTGGGGCCGGTTCGGTGGTCCGCCAGATCATCGCCCGGCCGTCCGGTTGGCTGGCCGGCCGGCCCTGA
- the xylA gene encoding xylose isomerase — protein MAPRPTPADKFSFGLWTVGWQARDPFGDATRAELDPVEAVHRLAELGAYGITFHDDDLVPFGADAAAREAHLARFRKALDETGLVVPMVTTNLFTHPVFKDGGFTSNDRDVRRYALRKVLRNIDLAAELGARTFVMWGGREGAEYDLAKDVRAALDRYREAVDLLCQYVVDSGYDLRFAIEPKPNEPRGDILLPTIGHALAFISTLAHPDRVGLNPEVGHEQMAGLNFAHGIAQALWQGKLFHIDLNGQRSIKYDQDLVFGHGDLLNAFALVDLLEHGGPDGGPAYDGPRHFDYKPSRTEDFAGVWASAEANMRTYLLLKERAAAFRADPEVAEALAASKVAELSTPTLNPGEGYAELLADRSAFEDVDVDAVAARGFGFVRLNQLAVEHLLGAR, from the coding sequence ATGGCACCCCGTCCCACCCCCGCCGACAAGTTCTCCTTCGGGCTCTGGACGGTGGGCTGGCAGGCCCGCGACCCGTTCGGCGACGCCACCCGCGCTGAGCTGGACCCGGTGGAGGCGGTGCACCGCCTCGCCGAGCTGGGCGCGTACGGGATCACCTTCCACGACGACGACCTGGTCCCCTTCGGCGCGGACGCCGCCGCCCGTGAGGCCCACCTGGCCCGGTTCCGCAAGGCGCTCGACGAGACCGGCCTGGTCGTCCCGATGGTCACCACCAACCTCTTCACCCACCCCGTCTTCAAGGACGGCGGATTCACCAGCAACGACCGGGACGTGCGCCGGTACGCCCTGCGCAAGGTGCTGCGCAACATCGACCTCGCCGCCGAGCTGGGCGCCCGCACCTTCGTGATGTGGGGCGGCCGGGAGGGCGCCGAGTACGACCTGGCCAAGGACGTCCGGGCCGCGCTGGACCGCTACCGCGAGGCGGTCGACCTGCTCTGCCAGTACGTCGTGGACTCCGGCTACGACCTGCGCTTCGCCATCGAGCCCAAGCCCAACGAGCCGCGCGGCGACATCCTGCTGCCCACCATCGGGCACGCGCTGGCGTTCATCTCCACCCTGGCCCACCCGGACCGGGTCGGCCTCAACCCGGAGGTCGGGCACGAGCAGATGGCCGGGCTGAACTTCGCGCACGGCATCGCGCAGGCGCTCTGGCAGGGCAAACTGTTCCACATCGACCTCAACGGCCAGCGGAGCATCAAGTACGACCAGGACCTGGTCTTCGGCCACGGTGACCTGCTCAACGCCTTCGCCCTGGTCGACCTGCTGGAGCACGGCGGCCCGGACGGTGGCCCCGCGTACGACGGGCCCCGGCACTTCGACTACAAGCCGTCCCGCACCGAGGACTTCGCCGGCGTGTGGGCCTCCGCGGAGGCGAACATGCGCACGTACCTGCTGCTCAAGGAGCGGGCCGCGGCGTTCCGGGCCGACCCGGAGGTGGCCGAGGCGCTGGCTGCCAGCAAGGTCGCCGAGCTGTCCACCCCGACGCTGAACCCGGGGGAGGGGTACGCCGAACTGCTCGCCGACCGGTCCGCGTTCGAGGACGTCGACGTGGACGCGGTCGCGGCGCGGGGCTTCGGCTTCGTCCGGCTCAACCAACTCGCCGTCGAGCACCTGCTCGGCGCGCGCTGA
- the xylB gene encoding xylulokinase has product MPLVAGVDSSTQSCKVVVRDAATGALVRQGRAPHPDGTEVDPRAWWEALRTAVDAAGGLADVAAVSIAGQQHGMVCLDEAGEVVRPALLWNDTRSADAARDLIDEVGGGVAGRRFWAEAVGSVPVASFTGAKLRWLARHEPERAARVAAVCLPHDWLTWRLAGAPGLAALRTDRGDASGTGYWSPSTGEYRVDLLEQAFGRVVAVPTVLGPAEAAGVLDPATLGGAASAAGPGTGSGVGPSGAAPGGIVLGPGTGDNAAAALGVGAGPGDVVVSIGTSGTVFSVADVPAADPGGAVAGFADATGRYLPLVCTLNAARVLDAAAALLGVGLDELSELALSAPPGADGLVMVPYLEGERTPDRPLSTGALHGLTLRTATPAHLARAAVEGMLCALADGLDALTAQGADARRVVLVGGGARSAAVRRIAPQVFGRPVVVPPPGEYVADGAARQAAWVALGGAAPPRWADAGIREYDAEPVPAVRERYAQARDRTVDRTSG; this is encoded by the coding sequence GTGCCGCTCGTCGCCGGTGTCGACTCGTCCACCCAGTCCTGCAAGGTCGTGGTCCGGGACGCGGCCACCGGTGCCCTGGTCCGGCAGGGCCGGGCGCCGCACCCGGACGGCACCGAGGTCGACCCGCGGGCCTGGTGGGAGGCGCTGCGCACCGCCGTGGACGCCGCCGGCGGGCTGGCCGACGTCGCGGCGGTCTCGATCGCCGGCCAGCAGCACGGCATGGTCTGCCTGGACGAGGCGGGCGAGGTGGTCCGGCCCGCCCTGCTCTGGAACGACACCCGCTCCGCCGACGCGGCCCGGGACCTCATCGACGAGGTCGGCGGCGGGGTGGCCGGCCGCCGGTTCTGGGCCGAGGCGGTGGGCAGCGTGCCGGTGGCCAGCTTCACCGGCGCCAAGCTGCGCTGGCTGGCCCGGCACGAGCCGGAGCGCGCGGCCCGGGTCGCGGCCGTCTGCCTGCCCCACGACTGGCTCACCTGGCGGCTGGCAGGCGCGCCCGGCCTGGCCGCGCTGCGCACCGACCGGGGCGACGCCAGCGGCACCGGCTACTGGTCGCCCAGCACCGGCGAGTACCGCGTCGACCTGCTGGAACAGGCCTTCGGGCGGGTGGTCGCGGTGCCGACCGTGCTCGGCCCGGCCGAGGCCGCCGGCGTCCTGGACCCCGCCACGCTGGGCGGCGCGGCGTCGGCAGCCGGGCCCGGCACGGGCTCCGGGGTCGGCCCGTCGGGTGCCGCGCCCGGCGGGATCGTGCTCGGCCCGGGCACCGGGGACAACGCGGCCGCCGCCCTCGGCGTCGGTGCCGGCCCCGGCGACGTGGTCGTCTCGATCGGCACCTCCGGCACCGTGTTCAGCGTGGCCGACGTGCCGGCCGCCGACCCGGGCGGCGCCGTCGCCGGGTTCGCCGACGCCACCGGCCGGTACCTGCCGCTGGTCTGCACCCTCAACGCCGCCCGGGTGCTGGACGCCGCCGCCGCGCTGCTCGGAGTCGGCCTCGACGAGCTGAGTGAGCTGGCGCTCTCCGCCCCACCCGGCGCGGACGGGCTGGTCATGGTCCCCTACCTGGAAGGGGAGCGGACGCCCGACCGGCCGCTGTCCACCGGCGCGCTGCACGGGCTCACCCTGCGTACCGCCACCCCGGCGCACCTGGCCCGGGCCGCTGTCGAGGGGATGCTCTGCGCGCTCGCCGACGGGCTGGACGCGCTGACCGCCCAGGGCGCCGACGCCCGGCGGGTGGTCCTGGTCGGTGGCGGGGCCCGCTCGGCGGCGGTTCGCCGGATCGCCCCGCAGGTCTTCGGCCGGCCGGTGGTGGTGCCGCCGCCCGGCGAGTACGTGGCCGACGGGGCCGCTCGCCAGGCCGCCTGGGTCGCCCTGGGCGGCGCGGCGCCACCGCGGTGGGCCGACGCCGGCATCCGGGAGTACGACGCCGAGCCCGTCCCCGCCGTCCGCGAGCGGTACGCCCAGGCCCGGGACCGGACCGTCGACCGGACGTCGGGCTGA
- a CDS encoding MFS transporter gives MTLARGGAARTWGGGTAHRFYSVVVFVVLASLDNVAIGLVPPLYGPISGALGVSQRLLGLVTAVSFLVSAVAAVAWAYVGDRTNRKPLLMVGTLIWAAGTGGSALAQDYPTFLAAQLVAAVGLGAVGSVGFSVVTDLISPRRRGLVMSFWGLSQGVGTLAGTLTGGLLGATDWRRPFLALTMVGLAATLAYLFTYDIRRGQSEPELAGALNAGAEYDYRITRADLPRILDRRTNRWLILQGLTAQAAFGSLVWLPVLFAQRAEAQGYSSATAVVVGSVFATLFQLGGVFSIVGGLAGDALQRRTPRGRALVAAVGILAAVPFYLVLFFVPIRIVVPDGAGGGAVVRAVLASVLTEPTVGLSLLAAVVALALTSANSPNWFALIADVNPPEHRGTVYSLGNLVNGVGRAAGNGLVGVAFHGLRAAFPPPLNYAVGLAVFQLFFIPTGLMYWRASRSSPEDIEAVHDLLHARADRL, from the coding sequence ATGACCTTGGCCAGGGGTGGGGCGGCGCGGACCTGGGGCGGCGGCACGGCGCACCGGTTCTACAGCGTCGTGGTCTTCGTGGTGCTCGCCTCGCTGGACAACGTGGCGATCGGCCTGGTCCCGCCGCTGTACGGGCCGATCTCCGGGGCGCTGGGCGTGTCGCAGCGGCTGCTCGGGCTGGTCACCGCGGTGAGCTTCCTGGTCAGTGCGGTGGCCGCGGTGGCCTGGGCGTACGTGGGCGACCGGACGAACCGCAAGCCGCTGCTCATGGTCGGCACCCTGATCTGGGCGGCCGGCACCGGCGGCAGCGCGCTCGCCCAGGACTACCCGACCTTCCTCGCCGCGCAGCTGGTGGCCGCGGTCGGGCTCGGCGCGGTCGGCTCGGTCGGGTTCTCCGTGGTCACCGACCTGATCTCGCCCCGCCGCCGAGGGCTGGTGATGAGCTTCTGGGGGCTGTCGCAGGGGGTGGGGACGCTGGCCGGCACGCTCACCGGCGGCCTGCTGGGGGCCACCGACTGGCGGCGTCCGTTCCTGGCGCTCACCATGGTCGGGCTGGCCGCCACCCTGGCCTATCTCTTCACCTACGACATCCGGCGCGGGCAGAGCGAGCCCGAGCTGGCCGGTGCGCTGAACGCCGGGGCCGAGTACGACTACCGGATCACCCGCGCCGACCTGCCCCGGATCCTGGACCGGCGGACCAACCGATGGCTGATCCTGCAGGGCCTGACCGCGCAGGCGGCGTTCGGCTCGCTGGTCTGGCTGCCGGTGCTCTTCGCGCAACGGGCCGAGGCCCAGGGCTACTCCTCGGCGACCGCGGTGGTGGTGGGCAGCGTCTTCGCCACGCTGTTCCAGCTTGGCGGGGTGTTCTCCATCGTCGGCGGGCTGGCCGGCGACGCGCTGCAACGGCGTACCCCGAGGGGGCGGGCGTTGGTCGCGGCGGTGGGCATCCTCGCGGCCGTGCCGTTCTACCTGGTCCTCTTCTTCGTGCCGATCCGCATCGTGGTGCCCGACGGGGCGGGCGGCGGAGCGGTGGTCCGGGCGGTGCTGGCCAGCGTGCTGACCGAGCCGACGGTCGGGCTGAGCCTGCTCGCCGCCGTGGTCGCGTTGGCGCTGACCTCGGCGAACTCGCCGAACTGGTTCGCCCTGATCGCCGACGTCAACCCGCCCGAGCACAGGGGCACCGTCTACAGCCTGGGCAACCTGGTCAACGGGGTGGGCCGGGCGGCCGGCAACGGCCTGGTCGGGGTGGCCTTCCACGGCCTGCGGGCGGCCTTCCCGCCACCGCTGAACTACGCCGTCGGGCTGGCCGTCTTCCAGCTCTTCTTCATCCCCACCGGCCTGATGTACTGGCGCGCCTCCCGTTCCTCGCCGGAGGACATCGAGGCGGTGCACGACCTGCTGCACGCCCGCGCCGACCGCCTCTGA